In the genome of Oscarella lobularis chromosome 1, ooOscLobu1.1, whole genome shotgun sequence, one region contains:
- the LOC136198045 gene encoding ryncolin-1-like: MDHPGPPGERGLLGPKGDKGDRGNIGEQGTAGKAGAEGHKGNQGSSGLTGTSGPKGDKGHTGQRGHKGQKGDQGLPGVKPIELLQKQLEELGIIASSQGCDCSCLHNRSPHLSSGTFTISYAGIGLMPVYCDMETDNGGWTVFQRRKDLLTLIVDGVTMKEDLEILAVTTGLA; the protein is encoded by the exons ATGGACCACCCG ggtCCTCCTGGAGAGAGAGGACTACTAGGACCAAAAGGTGATAAAGGTGACAGAGGAAATATTGGTGAACAG GGAACGGCTGGAAAGGCTGGCGCAGAAGGTCATAAAGGAAACCAAGGTTCTTCCGGTCTTACAGGAACCTCGGGTCCCAAGGGTGATAAAGGACATACTGGGCAGCGTGGTCATAAAGGACAG AAAGGTGACCAAGGTCTTCCTGGTGTCAAGCCCATAGAATTACTGCAAAAGCAACTTGAAGAACTAGGAA TAATTGCAAGCTCACAAGGCTGTGATTGCTCTTGCTTACACAACCGATCTCCTCATCTTTCAAGCGGCACTTTCACAATATCCTATGCCGGAATTGGCCTCATGCCTGTCTACTGTGACATGGAGACGGACAACGGAGGATGGACcgtctttcaaagacgaaaagatcTGCTGACTTTAATCGTGGATGGAGTGACTATGAAAGAGGATTTGGAAATCTTAGCGGTGACTACTGGCTTGGCCTAG
- the LOC136199824 gene encoding uncharacterized protein isoform X1 yields MFSISRETTNPWARMSLEDKRKYYRCGENYETLDSLKTWQKYKTLKSLVARQKPFYAADEKLNEKVTLWKGDITCLEIDAIVNATKNSLLRGDGGEKRVYECIHRANGDSLLDECRTLGWCDTGKAKLTSGYRLPAKYVLHAVGPTGKKPKLLRSCYNACLALALDHNIRSLAFCSISTGGNEYPRTDAASVAIDTVRRWLNVPENAEKIDRIIFCVYTSADQNIYESLLPYYFPDVQDVQHAEESARDAAERTETYQQEVTHFQKIYHEALKRGSVTVNRTRVIVAGQDGAGKSCLVDSLLNRPFEKDKASTEGAVVSMIHTAACGWVATDNKDHLDPLIAEGVYRMNQQQSDSFRRTIASNDFDSELEKVKSDTSEPSHGTSSEVDSVKPAPVVETLEENLKMFGIEAKTLTAMQQQLVTTFLASRPSEEDLRKQIFGVRDIWDLGGQEIYLATHAALMPNSKAFGLSMYMIVMDISKSLSDKAESFHRSLDGSVVDQSNELGWIRTNGDFPLYWFGSIAAAHEDTPMGGHWLGKDEEVAPPPVFAIGSHRDVLDTDTERFPDPESVEKWLKHQEQYFEELLSHTDFMKHIVVPKKRGVREDNEEFHEMVHFFRRIFLIDNTVSGSAFPCRSVIEIRERVDRMTSTYWKGMKKQPLFWIYLEILLFRWSKVMKTVAAKVDEIVKLAQHPTICNISSRDEVLVALKYLANVGAILYYPQVDDLKDYVFTRPMWVIKALSTFVTAAKPGPLLEPK; encoded by the exons ATGTTCTCCATTAGCCGAGAAA CTACGAATCCTTGGGCGAGGATGTCTCTTGAAGACAAACGAAAATACTACCGCTGTGGAGAGAACTACGAGACGCTCGACAGCCTAAAGACCTGGCAGAAATACAAAACATTGA AAAGTCTCGTTGCGCGACAGAAACCATTTTACGCTGCAGATGAAAAGCTCAACGAAAAGGTGACCCTCTGGAAAGGAGATATCACGTGTCTGGAGATTGACGCAATCGTGAATGCAACCAAAAACTCGCTCCTACGCGGAGacggaggagaaaaaagag TCTATGAATGCATACATCGTGCAAACGGGGATTCACTGCTTGATGAATGCCGTACATTAGGCTGGTGCGACACGGGAAAAGCAAAATTGACATCCG GTTATCGTTTGCCGGCTAAAT ATGTTTTGCACGCTGTTGGACCTACTGGGAAGAAACCGAAGCTGCTGCGGAGTTGTTATAATGCGTGTTTAGCACTTGCATTAGACCACAATATTCGTTCGCTG GCTTTCTGCAGCATTTCGACTGGAGGGAACGAATATCCCAGGACAGATGCCGCCTCCGTTGCTATTGATACAGTTCGAAGATGGTTGAACGTTCCAGAAAATGCCGAAAAG ATTGACagaattattttttgcgTCTATACCTCTGCTGATCAAAATATTTATGAATCATTGCTGCCTTATTATTTTCCAGACGTACAAGACGTGCAACATGCGGAGGAAAGTGCAAGAGACGCTGCAGAACGAACAGAAACTTACCAACAGGAG GTTAcccattttcaaaaaatttacCACGAGGCACTGAAACGCGGCTCAGTAACGGTGAATCGAACTCGCGTCATTGTGGCCGGTCAAGACGGAGCTGGCAAGTCGTGTCTTGTTGATTCTCTTTTGAACAGACCCTTTGAGAAAGATAAAGCGAGCACAGAAGGAGCGGTTGTGTCAATGATTCACACAGCAGCATGCGGGTGGGTTGCGACCGACAACAAAGACCACTTAGATCCGCTGATTGCTGAGGGCGTATACCGCATGAATCAGCAGCAATCGGACTCATTTCGTAGAACTATAGCATCAAACGACTTTGATTCCGAGTTAGAAAAGGTGAAATCAGACACATCAGAGCCTTCCCACGGCACTTCTTCAGAAGTGGACTCCGTCAAACCGGCCCCTGTAGTGGAAACACTggaagaaaatttgaaaatgtttgGAATTGAAGCGAAGACACTCACGGCTATGCAGCAACAATTGGTGACTACTTTCCTCGCAAGCAGACCTAGCGAAGAGGATCTTCGTAAGCAAATTTTCGGCGTTCGCGATATCTGGGATTTGGGTGGGCAAGAAATTTATCTCGCCACACATGCGGCTCTGATGCCAAACAGCAAAGCATTTGGGTTGTCCATGTACATGATTGTGATGGACATCTCAAAGTCGCTGTCTGATAAAGCAGAGTCGTTTCATCGATCATTGGATGGTAGTGTAGTAGACCAGAGTAACGAATTGGGCTGGATTCGCACAAACGGAGACTTCCCTCTCTACTGGTTTGGCTCAATCGCAGCGGCCCACGAAGACACGCCTATGGGTGGCCATTGGCTGGGTaaggacgaagaagtcgctcctcctcctgtctTTGCAATTGGTTCACACCGAGACGTCTTGGACACCGACACGGAAAGGTTTCCGGATCCGGAGTCCGTAGAAAAGTGGCTGAAGCATCAAGAACAATATTTTGAGGAACTTCTTAGCCATACCGATTTCATGAAGCACATCGTCGTACCGAAGAAACGTGGAGTCAGGGAGGACAATGAAGAATTTCACGAAATGGTTCACTTCTTCAGGAGAATATTCCTGATAGACAATACCGTCTCCGGTTCAGCATTTCCTTGTAGAAGCGTTATAGAAATTCGAGAACGAGTCGATCGCATGACGTCGACATATTGGAAAGGAATGAAAAAACAGCCCTTATTCTGGATTTATCTTGAAATTCTGTTGTTTCGTTGGAGCAAAGTTATGAAAACGGTCGCGGCAAAAGTTGACGAAATTGTAAAACTAGCTCAACATCCGACAATCTGCAATATTTCTAGTCGCGACGAAGTTCTCGTTGCACTGAAGTATCTTGCCAACGTCGGAGCAATTCTCTATTACCCACAAGtagacgatttgaaagacTACGTTTTCACGAGACCTATGTGGGTAATCAAAGCGCTATCAACTTttgtgacggcggcgaaaccgGGTCCATTGTTGGAGCCAAAGTGA
- the LOC136199824 gene encoding uncharacterized protein isoform X2, with the protein MFSISRETTNPWARMSLEDKRKYYRCGENYETLDSLKTWQKYKTLKSLVARQKPFYAADEKLNEKVTLWKGDITCLEIDAIVNATKNSLLRGDGGEKRGWCDTGKAKLTSGYRLPAKYVLHAVGPTGKKPKLLRSCYNACLALALDHNIRSLAFCSISTGGNEYPRTDAASVAIDTVRRWLNVPENAEKIDRIIFCVYTSADQNIYESLLPYYFPDVQDVQHAEESARDAAERTETYQQEVTHFQKIYHEALKRGSVTVNRTRVIVAGQDGAGKSCLVDSLLNRPFEKDKASTEGAVVSMIHTAACGWVATDNKDHLDPLIAEGVYRMNQQQSDSFRRTIASNDFDSELEKVKSDTSEPSHGTSSEVDSVKPAPVVETLEENLKMFGIEAKTLTAMQQQLVTTFLASRPSEEDLRKQIFGVRDIWDLGGQEIYLATHAALMPNSKAFGLSMYMIVMDISKSLSDKAESFHRSLDGSVVDQSNELGWIRTNGDFPLYWFGSIAAAHEDTPMGGHWLGKDEEVAPPPVFAIGSHRDVLDTDTERFPDPESVEKWLKHQEQYFEELLSHTDFMKHIVVPKKRGVREDNEEFHEMVHFFRRIFLIDNTVSGSAFPCRSVIEIRERVDRMTSTYWKGMKKQPLFWIYLEILLFRWSKVMKTVAAKVDEIVKLAQHPTICNISSRDEVLVALKYLANVGAILYYPQVDDLKDYVFTRPMWVIKALSTFVTAAKPGPLLEPK; encoded by the exons ATGTTCTCCATTAGCCGAGAAA CTACGAATCCTTGGGCGAGGATGTCTCTTGAAGACAAACGAAAATACTACCGCTGTGGAGAGAACTACGAGACGCTCGACAGCCTAAAGACCTGGCAGAAATACAAAACATTGA AAAGTCTCGTTGCGCGACAGAAACCATTTTACGCTGCAGATGAAAAGCTCAACGAAAAGGTGACCCTCTGGAAAGGAGATATCACGTGTCTGGAGATTGACGCAATCGTGAATGCAACCAAAAACTCGCTCCTACGCGGAGacggaggagaaaaaagag GCTGGTGCGACACGGGAAAAGCAAAATTGACATCCG GTTATCGTTTGCCGGCTAAAT ATGTTTTGCACGCTGTTGGACCTACTGGGAAGAAACCGAAGCTGCTGCGGAGTTGTTATAATGCGTGTTTAGCACTTGCATTAGACCACAATATTCGTTCGCTG GCTTTCTGCAGCATTTCGACTGGAGGGAACGAATATCCCAGGACAGATGCCGCCTCCGTTGCTATTGATACAGTTCGAAGATGGTTGAACGTTCCAGAAAATGCCGAAAAG ATTGACagaattattttttgcgTCTATACCTCTGCTGATCAAAATATTTATGAATCATTGCTGCCTTATTATTTTCCAGACGTACAAGACGTGCAACATGCGGAGGAAAGTGCAAGAGACGCTGCAGAACGAACAGAAACTTACCAACAGGAG GTTAcccattttcaaaaaatttacCACGAGGCACTGAAACGCGGCTCAGTAACGGTGAATCGAACTCGCGTCATTGTGGCCGGTCAAGACGGAGCTGGCAAGTCGTGTCTTGTTGATTCTCTTTTGAACAGACCCTTTGAGAAAGATAAAGCGAGCACAGAAGGAGCGGTTGTGTCAATGATTCACACAGCAGCATGCGGGTGGGTTGCGACCGACAACAAAGACCACTTAGATCCGCTGATTGCTGAGGGCGTATACCGCATGAATCAGCAGCAATCGGACTCATTTCGTAGAACTATAGCATCAAACGACTTTGATTCCGAGTTAGAAAAGGTGAAATCAGACACATCAGAGCCTTCCCACGGCACTTCTTCAGAAGTGGACTCCGTCAAACCGGCCCCTGTAGTGGAAACACTggaagaaaatttgaaaatgtttgGAATTGAAGCGAAGACACTCACGGCTATGCAGCAACAATTGGTGACTACTTTCCTCGCAAGCAGACCTAGCGAAGAGGATCTTCGTAAGCAAATTTTCGGCGTTCGCGATATCTGGGATTTGGGTGGGCAAGAAATTTATCTCGCCACACATGCGGCTCTGATGCCAAACAGCAAAGCATTTGGGTTGTCCATGTACATGATTGTGATGGACATCTCAAAGTCGCTGTCTGATAAAGCAGAGTCGTTTCATCGATCATTGGATGGTAGTGTAGTAGACCAGAGTAACGAATTGGGCTGGATTCGCACAAACGGAGACTTCCCTCTCTACTGGTTTGGCTCAATCGCAGCGGCCCACGAAGACACGCCTATGGGTGGCCATTGGCTGGGTaaggacgaagaagtcgctcctcctcctgtctTTGCAATTGGTTCACACCGAGACGTCTTGGACACCGACACGGAAAGGTTTCCGGATCCGGAGTCCGTAGAAAAGTGGCTGAAGCATCAAGAACAATATTTTGAGGAACTTCTTAGCCATACCGATTTCATGAAGCACATCGTCGTACCGAAGAAACGTGGAGTCAGGGAGGACAATGAAGAATTTCACGAAATGGTTCACTTCTTCAGGAGAATATTCCTGATAGACAATACCGTCTCCGGTTCAGCATTTCCTTGTAGAAGCGTTATAGAAATTCGAGAACGAGTCGATCGCATGACGTCGACATATTGGAAAGGAATGAAAAAACAGCCCTTATTCTGGATTTATCTTGAAATTCTGTTGTTTCGTTGGAGCAAAGTTATGAAAACGGTCGCGGCAAAAGTTGACGAAATTGTAAAACTAGCTCAACATCCGACAATCTGCAATATTTCTAGTCGCGACGAAGTTCTCGTTGCACTGAAGTATCTTGCCAACGTCGGAGCAATTCTCTATTACCCACAAGtagacgatttgaaagacTACGTTTTCACGAGACCTATGTGGGTAATCAAAGCGCTATCAACTTttgtgacggcggcgaaaccgGGTCCATTGTTGGAGCCAAAGTGA
- the LOC136199824 gene encoding uncharacterized protein isoform X3 — protein MQPKTRSYAETEEKKESVEGKWSVMQGYTVIDAGFFTLNVCFALHAVYECIHRANGDSLLDECRTLGWCDTGKAKLTSGYRLPAKYVLHAVGPTGKKPKLLRSCYNACLALALDHNIRSLAFCSISTGGNEYPRTDAASVAIDTVRRWLNVPENAEKIDRIIFCVYTSADQNIYESLLPYYFPDVQDVQHAEESARDAAERTETYQQEVTHFQKIYHEALKRGSVTVNRTRVIVAGQDGAGKSCLVDSLLNRPFEKDKASTEGAVVSMIHTAACGWVATDNKDHLDPLIAEGVYRMNQQQSDSFRRTIASNDFDSELEKVKSDTSEPSHGTSSEVDSVKPAPVVETLEENLKMFGIEAKTLTAMQQQLVTTFLASRPSEEDLRKQIFGVRDIWDLGGQEIYLATHAALMPNSKAFGLSMYMIVMDISKSLSDKAESFHRSLDGSVVDQSNELGWIRTNGDFPLYWFGSIAAAHEDTPMGGHWLGKDEEVAPPPVFAIGSHRDVLDTDTERFPDPESVEKWLKHQEQYFEELLSHTDFMKHIVVPKKRGVREDNEEFHEMVHFFRRIFLIDNTVSGSAFPCRSVIEIRERVDRMTSTYWKGMKKQPLFWIYLEILLFRWSKVMKTVAAKVDEIVKLAQHPTICNISSRDEVLVALKYLANVGAILYYPQVDDLKDYVFTRPMWVIKALSTFVTAAKPGPLLEPK, from the exons ATGCAACCAAAAACTCGCTCCTACGCGGAGacggaggagaaaaaagag AGTGTAGAAGGAAAATGGTCTGTCATGCAAGGCTATACCGTTATTGACGCAGGATTCTTTACTTTGAATGTATGCTTTGCTTTGCATGCAGTCTATGAATGCATACATCGTGCAAACGGGGATTCACTGCTTGATGAATGCCGTACATTAGGCTGGTGCGACACGGGAAAAGCAAAATTGACATCCG GTTATCGTTTGCCGGCTAAAT ATGTTTTGCACGCTGTTGGACCTACTGGGAAGAAACCGAAGCTGCTGCGGAGTTGTTATAATGCGTGTTTAGCACTTGCATTAGACCACAATATTCGTTCGCTG GCTTTCTGCAGCATTTCGACTGGAGGGAACGAATATCCCAGGACAGATGCCGCCTCCGTTGCTATTGATACAGTTCGAAGATGGTTGAACGTTCCAGAAAATGCCGAAAAG ATTGACagaattattttttgcgTCTATACCTCTGCTGATCAAAATATTTATGAATCATTGCTGCCTTATTATTTTCCAGACGTACAAGACGTGCAACATGCGGAGGAAAGTGCAAGAGACGCTGCAGAACGAACAGAAACTTACCAACAGGAG GTTAcccattttcaaaaaatttacCACGAGGCACTGAAACGCGGCTCAGTAACGGTGAATCGAACTCGCGTCATTGTGGCCGGTCAAGACGGAGCTGGCAAGTCGTGTCTTGTTGATTCTCTTTTGAACAGACCCTTTGAGAAAGATAAAGCGAGCACAGAAGGAGCGGTTGTGTCAATGATTCACACAGCAGCATGCGGGTGGGTTGCGACCGACAACAAAGACCACTTAGATCCGCTGATTGCTGAGGGCGTATACCGCATGAATCAGCAGCAATCGGACTCATTTCGTAGAACTATAGCATCAAACGACTTTGATTCCGAGTTAGAAAAGGTGAAATCAGACACATCAGAGCCTTCCCACGGCACTTCTTCAGAAGTGGACTCCGTCAAACCGGCCCCTGTAGTGGAAACACTggaagaaaatttgaaaatgtttgGAATTGAAGCGAAGACACTCACGGCTATGCAGCAACAATTGGTGACTACTTTCCTCGCAAGCAGACCTAGCGAAGAGGATCTTCGTAAGCAAATTTTCGGCGTTCGCGATATCTGGGATTTGGGTGGGCAAGAAATTTATCTCGCCACACATGCGGCTCTGATGCCAAACAGCAAAGCATTTGGGTTGTCCATGTACATGATTGTGATGGACATCTCAAAGTCGCTGTCTGATAAAGCAGAGTCGTTTCATCGATCATTGGATGGTAGTGTAGTAGACCAGAGTAACGAATTGGGCTGGATTCGCACAAACGGAGACTTCCCTCTCTACTGGTTTGGCTCAATCGCAGCGGCCCACGAAGACACGCCTATGGGTGGCCATTGGCTGGGTaaggacgaagaagtcgctcctcctcctgtctTTGCAATTGGTTCACACCGAGACGTCTTGGACACCGACACGGAAAGGTTTCCGGATCCGGAGTCCGTAGAAAAGTGGCTGAAGCATCAAGAACAATATTTTGAGGAACTTCTTAGCCATACCGATTTCATGAAGCACATCGTCGTACCGAAGAAACGTGGAGTCAGGGAGGACAATGAAGAATTTCACGAAATGGTTCACTTCTTCAGGAGAATATTCCTGATAGACAATACCGTCTCCGGTTCAGCATTTCCTTGTAGAAGCGTTATAGAAATTCGAGAACGAGTCGATCGCATGACGTCGACATATTGGAAAGGAATGAAAAAACAGCCCTTATTCTGGATTTATCTTGAAATTCTGTTGTTTCGTTGGAGCAAAGTTATGAAAACGGTCGCGGCAAAAGTTGACGAAATTGTAAAACTAGCTCAACATCCGACAATCTGCAATATTTCTAGTCGCGACGAAGTTCTCGTTGCACTGAAGTATCTTGCCAACGTCGGAGCAATTCTCTATTACCCACAAGtagacgatttgaaagacTACGTTTTCACGAGACCTATGTGGGTAATCAAAGCGCTATCAACTTttgtgacggcggcgaaaccgGGTCCATTGTTGGAGCCAAAGTGA